From Gemmatimonadaceae bacterium, the proteins below share one genomic window:
- a CDS encoding ABC transporter ATP-binding protein produces MSDAIRVRDLAYRVGKGFAIRDLSMTVPTGAIYGFLGPNGSGKTTTIRLMLGMLPPLHGVIEVLGHAIPRYAHRALAGVGYVPERLHLYTRFTVDDAIRYHRTFFPGFSNEEAERLRRRFGLREDQRIGALSKGESGKLMMLLALAQGAELLVLDEPTDGLDPVIRREVLSALVEYVEEKRATVFISSHLVHEQERICDWVGVMDGGRLVAELPMQEFRSGIKRLRVAQAPPARDAAPFTVLSRDEVSLHYEDWVVRGWQPEMREWFQRVGAEVRDVQDLDLEDSFVELLRGARSPDQELR; encoded by the coding sequence GTGAGCGACGCGATTCGCGTACGGGACCTGGCGTACCGGGTGGGCAAGGGCTTTGCCATCCGTGATCTCTCGATGACGGTGCCCACCGGCGCCATTTACGGCTTCCTCGGCCCCAACGGCTCGGGCAAGACCACGACCATCCGCCTGATGCTCGGCATGTTGCCGCCGCTGCACGGCGTCATCGAAGTGCTCGGTCACGCGATCCCGCGCTACGCGCACCGTGCGCTGGCGGGAGTGGGCTACGTGCCGGAGCGCCTACACCTCTACACGCGGTTCACGGTGGACGACGCCATCCGCTACCATCGCACGTTCTTTCCCGGCTTCTCCAATGAGGAGGCCGAGCGCCTGCGGCGTCGCTTCGGCCTGCGCGAGGACCAGCGCATCGGCGCACTGTCCAAGGGCGAGTCGGGCAAGCTGATGATGCTGCTCGCGCTGGCCCAGGGCGCGGAGTTGCTCGTGCTCGACGAGCCGACGGACGGTCTCGATCCCGTGATCCGCCGCGAGGTGCTGAGCGCGCTGGTCGAGTACGTCGAGGAGAAGCGCGCCACCGTGTTCATCTCCAGCCACCTGGTGCACGAACAGGAGCGCATCTGCGATTGGGTCGGCGTGATGGACGGTGGCCGGCTGGTCGCCGAACTGCCGATGCAGGAGTTCCGCAGCGGCATCAAGCGTCTGCGCGTCGCCCAAGCGCCGCCCGCGCGCGACGCCGCGCCGTTCACCGTGCTCTCGCGCGACGAGGTCTCCCTGCACTACGAGGACTGGGTGGTGCGCGGCTGGCAGCCGGAGATGCGCGAGTGGTTCCAGCGCGTTGGCGCCGAGGTGCGGGACGTGCAGGACCTCGACCTCGAGGATTCGTTCGTGGAACTGCTGCGCGGCGCGCGCAGCCCGGACCAGGAGCTGCGATGA